Proteins from a genomic interval of Kitasatospora herbaricolor:
- a CDS encoding AMP-binding protein, with the protein MTGDFSLPPAAAEPQLHVARRSLGLLKSVPGLAARYPADQEVRTLDELAALPPMAKDDLNTALAHLEPRAEHGATWLFQSGGSTGAPKVGHAPTGFYMAGVHAHWQPLDREDVFVNAWGAGRMWGAHFLAAALADLSGCQVIALGSVTREEYDDWLGFFAARGVTAIGGTPSVLQTWFAHARAAGLKLPALRKVIWLGEAWQPQLERDMAEVAPQARRWGMFGSTETWVVGTNTPDCPADTFHTLPRQLVHVGPDDLLDFTTLDPEMLNPVLRYRTGDAGRLEPCPCGRPGRAMRVLGRRDSVVQVRGLGLDVDEIVGRVEREPGVSRAQVVITERSGRAATVEVLLLSAAQSAPGSAPDGAPEPERLRRELLSATFTLSTAFQHDPESFRVRLADELISNERTGKTSRLVVREES; encoded by the coding sequence ATGACCGGCGACTTCTCGCTCCCGCCGGCGGCGGCCGAGCCGCAGCTGCACGTCGCCCGCCGGTCGCTCGGCCTGCTGAAGTCCGTTCCCGGGCTGGCCGCGCGCTACCCCGCGGACCAGGAGGTCCGCACCCTGGACGAACTCGCCGCCCTGCCGCCGATGGCGAAGGACGACCTCAACACCGCCCTCGCGCACCTGGAGCCCCGGGCCGAGCACGGGGCCACCTGGCTGTTCCAGAGCGGCGGCAGCACCGGCGCGCCGAAGGTCGGCCACGCGCCGACCGGCTTCTACATGGCCGGCGTGCACGCGCACTGGCAGCCGCTGGACCGCGAGGACGTCTTCGTCAACGCCTGGGGCGCCGGCCGGATGTGGGGCGCGCACTTCCTGGCCGCCGCGCTGGCCGACCTGTCCGGCTGCCAGGTGATCGCGCTGGGCTCGGTCACCAGGGAGGAGTACGACGACTGGTTGGGCTTCTTCGCCGCCCGCGGCGTCACCGCGATCGGCGGGACGCCCAGCGTGCTGCAGACCTGGTTCGCGCACGCGCGGGCCGCCGGGCTGAAACTGCCGGCCCTGCGCAAGGTGATCTGGCTCGGCGAGGCCTGGCAGCCCCAGCTGGAGCGGGACATGGCCGAGGTCGCGCCGCAGGCCCGGCGCTGGGGGATGTTCGGCAGCACCGAGACCTGGGTGGTGGGCACCAACACCCCGGACTGCCCGGCGGACACCTTCCACACCCTCCCCCGGCAGCTGGTGCACGTCGGCCCGGACGACCTGCTGGACTTCACCACGCTCGACCCGGAGATGCTGAACCCCGTCCTGCGCTACCGGACCGGCGACGCGGGCCGGCTGGAGCCCTGCCCGTGCGGGCGGCCCGGCCGGGCGATGCGGGTGCTCGGCCGACGGGACAGCGTGGTGCAGGTCCGCGGCCTGGGCCTGGACGTGGACGAGATCGTCGGGCGGGTGGAGCGGGAGCCGGGGGTGTCCCGGGCACAGGTGGTGATCACCGAACGGAGCGGCCGGGCCGCCACGGTGGAGGTCCTGCTGCTGAGCGCGGCGCAATCCGCCCCGGGGTCCGCTCCGGACGGCGCCCCGGAGCCCGAACGGCTGCGCCGGGAACTGCTGTCGGCGACCTTCACCCTGAGCACGGCCTTCCAGCACGACCCGGAGTCCTTCCGGGTCCGCCTGGCGGACGAGTTGATCAGCAACGAGCGGACCGGCAAGACCTCCCGGCTCGTGGTCCGGGAGGAGTCATGA
- a CDS encoding MFS transporter codes for MRKPRRPVSLGGGFNLFWAGQTVSTVGDRVTVFVVPTLMIFVLHASALQVGAVAMAQYLGIPLLGPVAGVLVDRWDKRRTMLVCDLVRLVAVAVIPLAYWLDRLSTPLLFGCVAVISGATIFFNVGYLVAVPAVVPERHLVRAYSRLEGSGSVSEVAGPSIAAGLYSALGVAALLVDAASYLVSAVCFRAMRPWGEKTVATGSVLERLTAGFRLNWADPVLRRVVIAAVTLNCGGPVFVTVLPVLAYRGLGLSVGAFGAAMSVAAVGALAGAVVAPRISERLGTGRTLAWALLLHCLVGLGVLAAPALPAAPVIAVTMGCYGFFMSCINVCSAPTRQSRMSAQNQGVMHAAFRTVTWGVIPLAALAGGVAVTLLTGPLGILDATRAVMAGGTLLAACSFLAAVRIQPLLDAAARDKASATGPGPAAGTESALADSAS; via the coding sequence ATGAGGAAGCCCCGACGCCCGGTCTCCCTGGGAGGCGGGTTCAACCTCTTCTGGGCCGGACAGACCGTCAGCACGGTCGGCGACCGGGTCACCGTGTTCGTGGTGCCGACCCTGATGATCTTCGTCCTGCACGCGAGCGCGCTCCAGGTCGGCGCGGTCGCGATGGCCCAGTACCTGGGGATCCCGCTGCTCGGGCCGGTCGCCGGCGTGCTGGTCGACCGGTGGGACAAGCGCCGGACGATGCTCGTCTGCGACCTGGTGCGGCTGGTGGCGGTGGCGGTCATCCCCCTCGCCTACTGGCTGGACCGGCTCTCCACCCCGCTGCTCTTCGGCTGCGTGGCGGTGATCAGCGGCGCGACGATCTTCTTCAACGTCGGCTACCTGGTCGCCGTCCCCGCCGTCGTGCCCGAGCGGCACCTCGTCCGCGCCTACTCCCGGCTGGAGGGCAGCGGCTCGGTCTCCGAGGTCGCCGGCCCCTCGATCGCGGCAGGCCTCTACAGCGCCCTCGGCGTGGCCGCCCTGCTCGTGGACGCGGCCAGCTACCTGGTCTCGGCCGTCTGCTTCCGAGCGATGCGCCCCTGGGGCGAGAAGACCGTGGCGACCGGGTCCGTCCTGGAACGGCTGACGGCCGGCTTCCGGCTGAACTGGGCCGACCCGGTGCTGCGCCGGGTGGTGATCGCCGCCGTGACCCTCAACTGCGGCGGCCCGGTCTTCGTCACCGTCCTGCCCGTCCTCGCCTACCGCGGGCTCGGCCTGTCCGTCGGCGCCTTCGGCGCGGCCATGTCGGTGGCGGCGGTGGGCGCACTGGCCGGCGCCGTGGTGGCCCCGCGGATCAGCGAACGCCTGGGCACCGGGCGGACGCTGGCCTGGGCACTGCTGCTGCACTGCCTGGTCGGGCTGGGCGTGCTCGCCGCGCCCGCGCTGCCCGCCGCGCCGGTGATCGCCGTGACGATGGGCTGCTACGGCTTCTTCATGTCCTGCATCAACGTCTGCAGCGCGCCCACCCGGCAGTCCCGGATGTCCGCGCAGAACCAGGGCGTGATGCACGCGGCGTTCCGCACCGTCACCTGGGGCGTGATCCCGCTCGCCGCCCTGGCCGGCGGCGTGGCCGTCACCCTGCTGACCGGCCCGCTGGGGATCCTCGACGCGACCCGCGCCGTGATGGCCGGCGGCACCCTGCTGGCGGCCTGCTCGTTCCTGGCCGCCGTCCGGATCCAGCCGCTGCTGGACGCGGCGGCCCGTGACAAGGCGTCGGCCACCGGCCCCGGTCCGGCCGCCGGTACGGAGTCGGCGCTGGCCGACAGCGCGTCATGA
- a CDS encoding ATP-binding protein: MGATGNPTGIPAGTSAPADDFCLLLSRLRALAGLTQAELARAAGVSLRALGDMERGRTRGPQHRTVQALAAALRLDEEQTALLDRAARSGRPRRTPAHPEDPPAGTPAAAPGNGPEADPQGGAGVPGEAVHSALALPRDIADFTAREEALSRLRQLAEEADPAHPRIVLAYGQPGLGKTAFALHAAHTLAPLFPDGQLSLDLRGMAPTPLTPREALAQCLRAIGVADRSVPTDTEERAGLFRTLVRERRLVLILDNAADEAQVRPLLPGSGPALTIITSRHVLPGLESVHRLPLDVLAPAESAALLARIAGRERIDAEPEAAAELARLCGRLPLALRIAGQRLVARPHQPVSHLVRQLAAEEHRLDVLEAGDLRVRTAFALSYRKLPAAAALVLRRCSLTAGEDFTADTVAAYAGLPAHQADRQLELLADAGLMQPAATPGRYRLHDLVRLYAGERLLADDGREAADAARERAGDRLLRRAAAAGRRFDVERAETGPSGDPDPATAPATLADARRWLEEEHPEWLAALHRANATGRHRQVVDTAEAMHWFSDSVLRWDVWAEVFQLSVDSARAVGDRLAQAVHLNYLAWAHVICLHRYRPGLAVAREALELARRIGDAQQEAWALAYCATALRRLLRHEEAIEAYRQAAEVFATLAGRSAEVGRVVALRCVGACLRESGRPREALETHRLVLAEVLDWLADSPSHMTHLLAAFAAHEAGLDRSALHQWSEAEDAYRQALRHFEDAGQPDSMTQTLTELGTVLIELDRADEARELLTTALADLTAEGGRGGHRRTT; this comes from the coding sequence ATGGGTGCGACAGGCAACCCGACAGGCATACCCGCAGGCACTTCCGCCCCGGCGGACGACTTCTGCCTGTTGTTGTCCCGCCTCAGGGCGCTGGCCGGCCTGACGCAGGCCGAGCTGGCCCGGGCGGCCGGGGTCAGCCTGCGCGCGCTGGGCGACATGGAGCGCGGCCGCACCCGCGGACCGCAACACCGAACCGTGCAGGCCCTGGCCGCCGCGCTGCGGCTGGACGAGGAGCAGACCGCCCTGCTCGACCGGGCCGCCCGGAGCGGACGCCCCCGGCGGACCCCCGCCCACCCGGAGGACCCGCCCGCGGGCACACCCGCGGCCGCGCCCGGCAACGGTCCCGAGGCCGACCCCCAGGGCGGGGCGGGGGTGCCCGGGGAGGCCGTCCACTCCGCACTCGCGCTGCCCCGCGACATCGCCGACTTCACCGCCCGGGAGGAGGCGCTGTCCCGGTTGCGACAGCTGGCCGAGGAGGCGGATCCCGCCCACCCCCGGATCGTGCTGGCCTACGGGCAGCCCGGCCTGGGCAAGACCGCCTTCGCCCTGCACGCCGCCCACACCCTGGCTCCGCTGTTCCCCGACGGCCAGCTCTCGCTCGACCTGCGCGGCATGGCCCCGACGCCCCTCACGCCGCGCGAGGCGCTCGCCCAGTGCCTCCGGGCGATCGGCGTCGCCGACCGCTCGGTGCCCACCGACACCGAGGAACGCGCGGGCCTGTTCCGGACCCTGGTGCGGGAGCGCCGCCTCGTCCTGATCCTGGACAACGCCGCGGACGAGGCGCAGGTCCGCCCCCTGCTGCCCGGCTCCGGACCGGCCCTGACCATCATCACCAGCCGCCACGTCCTGCCCGGCCTGGAGTCCGTGCACCGCCTCCCGCTGGATGTCCTCGCCCCGGCAGAGTCGGCCGCCCTGCTGGCCCGGATAGCCGGTCGCGAGCGGATCGACGCCGAACCCGAGGCCGCCGCCGAGCTCGCCCGCCTCTGCGGCCGGCTGCCGCTCGCCCTGCGGATCGCCGGGCAGCGGCTGGTGGCCCGCCCGCACCAGCCCGTCAGTCACCTCGTCCGGCAACTCGCGGCCGAGGAGCACCGGTTGGACGTGCTGGAGGCCGGCGATCTGCGGGTGCGCACCGCCTTCGCACTCTCGTACCGGAAACTGCCCGCCGCCGCCGCACTGGTCCTGCGCCGCTGCTCACTCACCGCGGGGGAGGACTTCACCGCCGACACCGTCGCCGCCTACGCCGGCCTGCCGGCCCACCAGGCCGACCGGCAGCTGGAGTTGCTCGCCGACGCGGGGCTGATGCAACCCGCCGCCACGCCCGGGCGCTACCGCCTGCACGACCTGGTCCGCCTCTACGCCGGCGAGCGACTCCTCGCCGACGACGGGCGGGAGGCCGCGGACGCCGCCCGCGAGCGGGCCGGTGACCGGCTGCTCCGCCGGGCCGCGGCGGCGGGCCGGCGCTTCGACGTCGAGCGCGCCGAGACCGGCCCGTCGGGGGACCCGGACCCGGCCACCGCCCCCGCGACCCTCGCCGACGCCCGGCGCTGGTTGGAGGAGGAGCACCCCGAGTGGCTCGCCGCCCTGCACCGGGCGAACGCCACCGGCCGGCACCGGCAGGTGGTGGACACCGCCGAGGCCATGCACTGGTTCTCCGACAGCGTTCTGCGCTGGGACGTCTGGGCCGAGGTCTTCCAGCTCTCCGTGGACTCGGCCCGGGCCGTCGGTGACCGGCTCGCGCAGGCCGTCCACCTGAACTACCTGGCCTGGGCCCACGTCATCTGCCTGCACCGCTACCGGCCGGGCCTGGCCGTCGCCCGGGAGGCCCTGGAGCTGGCCCGCCGGATCGGGGACGCCCAGCAGGAGGCCTGGGCACTGGCCTACTGCGCCACCGCCCTGCGCCGGCTGCTGCGGCACGAGGAGGCCATCGAGGCCTACCGGCAGGCCGCCGAGGTGTTCGCCACGCTCGCCGGCCGCTCCGCGGAGGTCGGCCGGGTGGTGGCCCTGCGGTGCGTCGGAGCCTGCCTGCGCGAGTCCGGCCGGCCCCGGGAGGCGCTGGAGACCCATCGGCTGGTCCTGGCCGAGGTCCTGGACTGGCTGGCGGACTCCCCCTCGCACATGACCCATCTGCTGGCCGCGTTCGCGGCCCACGAGGCCGGCCTCGACCGGTCCGCGCTGCACCAGTGGTCCGAGGCCGAGGACGCCTACCGCCAGGCGCTGCGGCACTTCGAGGACGCCGGCCAGCCCGACAGCATGACCCAGACCCTGACCGAGCTGGGCACCGTCCTGATCGAGCTGGACCGCGCCGACGAGGCCCGCGAGCTGCTGACCACGGCGCTGGCCGACCTGACCGCCGAAGGCGGCCGGGGAGGCCACCGGCGCACCACCTGA
- a CDS encoding phenylacetate--CoA ligase family protein: MPAKPLQELVDHARTHSPFYAELYRDVPRTVSHITQLPVIDQVAFWAANTWPDNRLLTGPLTDAGVYKTGGTTGVPKFSPWSRTEHADSVTAFGAGMVQAGLKPGHRVANLFCAGELYGGFLYIENALHHAPVDNVRLPVGGAASDDWIADLIEGFGVHVLAGEPMKLSAVAECLVRRGQVADSVELLLFGGDLLFADLRPILSRAFPKAAVSSVGYASVDAGLVGAPVPGEDVRVHEAFPNRTLVELVDEVTGESVTKPGVPGRVVVTNLFRTLMPILRYPTGDRAEWVDPGRQRFRLLGRSVEGARVGTVAMPTEEIRAVLVAADPEHVIAGMQMVQRRWDGRDGLILRLGYTEEPPAGLAERLVEAVYTARPLYPAEVASGAVHHLTVEWVPRSELVTNPRTGKLQQVLDERPPV; encoded by the coding sequence GTGCCCGCGAAGCCGCTTCAAGAACTGGTCGACCACGCCCGCACCCACTCGCCGTTCTACGCCGAGCTGTACCGCGACGTACCGCGGACGGTCTCGCACATCACCCAGCTGCCCGTCATCGACCAGGTGGCCTTCTGGGCCGCCAACACCTGGCCGGACAACCGCCTGCTGACCGGACCGCTCACCGACGCCGGCGTCTACAAGACCGGGGGCACCACCGGCGTGCCCAAGTTCTCGCCCTGGTCGCGCACCGAGCACGCCGACTCGGTGACGGCCTTCGGGGCGGGCATGGTCCAGGCCGGGCTGAAGCCCGGACACCGGGTGGCCAACCTGTTCTGCGCCGGCGAACTGTACGGCGGGTTCCTCTACATCGAGAACGCGCTGCACCACGCGCCGGTGGACAACGTCCGCCTGCCGGTCGGCGGCGCCGCCTCCGACGACTGGATCGCCGACCTGATCGAGGGGTTCGGCGTGCACGTCCTGGCCGGCGAGCCGATGAAGCTCAGCGCGGTGGCCGAGTGCCTGGTCCGGCGCGGCCAGGTCGCCGACTCGGTGGAACTGCTGCTCTTCGGCGGCGACCTGCTCTTCGCCGACCTGCGGCCGATCCTGTCGCGGGCCTTCCCCAAGGCCGCCGTCTCCTCGGTCGGCTACGCCTCGGTGGACGCCGGGCTGGTCGGCGCGCCGGTGCCGGGCGAGGACGTCCGGGTGCACGAGGCCTTCCCGAACCGCACGCTGGTGGAGCTGGTGGACGAGGTGACCGGCGAGTCGGTGACCAAGCCCGGGGTGCCCGGCCGGGTGGTGGTCACCAACCTGTTCCGCACCCTGATGCCGATCCTGCGCTACCCGACCGGCGACCGCGCCGAGTGGGTCGACCCCGGGCGGCAGCGGTTCCGGCTGCTGGGCAGGTCCGTCGAGGGTGCCCGGGTCGGGACGGTGGCGATGCCCACCGAGGAGATCCGCGCTGTGCTGGTCGCCGCCGACCCGGAGCACGTCATCGCCGGCATGCAGATGGTGCAACGCCGCTGGGACGGCCGGGACGGCCTGATCCTGCGCCTCGGGTACACCGAGGAGCCGCCCGCCGGCCTCGCGGAACGGCTCGTCGAGGCCGTCTACACCGCCCGGCCGCTCTACCCGGCGGAGGTGGCGTCCGGCGCCGTCCACCACCTGACCGTCGAATGGGTCCCCCGTTCCGAGCTGGTCACCAACCCGCGGACCGGCAAGCTGCAGCAGGTGCTGGACGAACGCCCGCCGGTCTGA
- a CDS encoding SDR family NAD(P)-dependent oxidoreductase — translation MTADHGVVLITGTSSGIGLATAVAAARAGFRAVATMRDPGRDAALRAAAQRAGVTLDVRRLDVTDADSVAACVEEVGRAYGRLDAVVNNAGVSNFDPTLEMSTTAALRANLEVNFFGVVEVSRAAMPLLRAARGRLVTIGSVHGIVGQPFNEAYCAAKFAVEGFMESLAPVAGAHGVRVSVVVPGFVPDTSFGVFPDIDRRTIQAASGPYAPTFADYLDWVGGQGWEGAGQPAREVADVVVDTLRADRPAFRVPAGAWAAAYLDQKITDRDGSAVQRLARTWIGQPDSPER, via the coding sequence ATGACGGCGGACCACGGGGTCGTGCTGATCACCGGGACCTCCTCGGGCATCGGGCTGGCCACCGCGGTCGCCGCCGCCCGGGCCGGGTTCAGGGCGGTGGCGACCATGCGGGACCCCGGCCGGGACGCGGCGCTGCGCGCGGCGGCCCAACGGGCCGGGGTCACGCTGGACGTCCGCCGCCTGGACGTCACCGACGCCGACTCGGTCGCCGCCTGCGTGGAGGAGGTCGGGCGCGCCTACGGGCGGCTGGACGCGGTGGTCAACAACGCGGGCGTGTCCAACTTCGACCCCACCCTGGAGATGTCGACGACGGCCGCGCTGCGGGCCAACCTGGAGGTGAACTTCTTCGGCGTGGTCGAGGTGAGCCGGGCCGCGATGCCGCTGCTGCGGGCCGCCCGGGGGCGGCTGGTGACCATCGGCAGCGTGCACGGGATCGTCGGCCAGCCGTTCAACGAGGCCTACTGCGCGGCCAAGTTCGCCGTCGAGGGGTTCATGGAGAGCCTGGCCCCGGTCGCCGGGGCGCACGGGGTGCGGGTCTCCGTCGTGGTGCCGGGCTTCGTGCCGGACACCTCGTTCGGGGTCTTCCCCGACATCGACCGGCGGACCATCCAGGCCGCGTCCGGCCCCTACGCCCCCACCTTCGCCGACTACCTCGACTGGGTCGGCGGCCAGGGCTGGGAGGGCGCCGGGCAGCCGGCCCGGGAGGTCGCCGACGTCGTCGTGGACACCCTGCGCGCCGACCGGCCGGCCTTCCGGGTGCCGGCCGGCGCCTGGGCCGCCGCGTACCTGGACCAGAAGATCACCGACCGGGACGGCAGCGCCGTGCAACGGCTCGCCCGCACCTGGATCGGCCAACCGGATTCCCCCGAAAGGTAG
- a CDS encoding AfsR/SARP family transcriptional regulator has protein sequence MADTRARGCMRIELLGAVTVRQDCGTTVTPSAPKRRALLAALAVELDQVVPTDRLVELVWDGTPPVTARAALQGHVAGLRRLLGGGLVLATRGAGYTLTGAPDQVDAVRFERLCRRAGVVCPGRPDAAGSLPADRPVDRPADRPTGPEDPGLALLRAALDLWRGPALTDCGSALLRRRAAPRLAALRVRALDRLAEGLCRLDRGSELVDELIEAVPARPADQRLALRLVDCLDQAGRRAEARDWYDRVTARLSTAPGPALRLAGERVAGRPPSRTAPTYAPTSAGPEAAAGPAPLPAPTTTGPPHPVPSQLPRTGRRFVGRAAELGRLDAAVATGSEARPVLVTGPAGVGKSSLVQHWAHRAADRFPDGRLYADLHGFDERGPREPADVLAGFLIALGVAASALPVSLDDRARRYRELLTGRRTLIVLDNARCYRQLAPLLPDPLPDPLPDRRPDALPDAALDADPAWAGPVTVVTSRSRLRDLLVHEAATPVPLDVLTPAEARELLGRATDPARIAAEPRAAAELAELCDRLPLALRLAAARLAARPDWALEDLVAELAAERAASTGPSRPGLGAPGVGAALDLTCRTLEPAAARLFALLGLHPGVVVDPGAAAALAEVTPVEARRLLARLDAVHLVEESAPGLFARRELVRLHSAGLAAELPADRRLAALDRLIEHYLTATATAASSAGSTTGRPAAAPLAVTPLAAVTRLRPLAPAASPPPGRTAPPPAAVREAADWFGREEPAVRGLVLRAEQHGRFVAAWRLAHRAGALYAQAADRRAEWRTTAESGLRAARACADPAAVARLTTDLAVLLADRPDVRAAVELLDQALAAADRIADPVLRHHCRARAADVLVGAGRPDRAVPLLVDVVARARALPDDRLLARALDELAGAQLAGGAPGPALAHADEAVRILAARPDATETVRATHTRAEALHALGRHGDALTTVRLALALGRTQADPGVEARSHALLATVLHTLGSTAEAVAEERRADTGADR, from the coding sequence GTGGCCGACACACGCGCGAGGGGCTGCATGCGGATCGAACTGCTCGGTGCGGTCACCGTCCGCCAGGACTGCGGCACGACGGTCACACCCTCGGCGCCGAAGCGCCGCGCGTTGCTGGCCGCGCTCGCGGTCGAGCTGGACCAGGTGGTCCCCACCGACCGACTGGTCGAGCTGGTCTGGGACGGTACCCCGCCGGTGACCGCGCGCGCCGCGCTGCAGGGCCACGTCGCCGGTTTGCGCCGACTGCTGGGCGGCGGCCTGGTACTGGCCACCCGCGGCGCCGGCTACACCCTGACCGGGGCGCCGGACCAGGTGGACGCCGTCCGCTTCGAGCGACTCTGCCGCCGGGCCGGGGTCGTGTGCCCCGGCCGCCCGGACGCGGCCGGCTCCCTTCCGGCCGACCGCCCGGTCGACCGCCCGGCCGACCGCCCCACCGGGCCCGAGGACCCCGGACTCGCGCTGCTGCGTGCGGCGCTTGACCTCTGGCGCGGTCCGGCGCTGACCGACTGCGGTTCCGCCCTGCTGCGCCGACGGGCCGCGCCCCGGCTGGCCGCCCTGCGGGTGCGGGCCCTGGACCGGCTGGCCGAGGGCCTCTGCCGGCTGGACCGCGGATCCGAACTGGTCGACGAACTGATCGAGGCCGTCCCGGCCCGGCCCGCCGACCAGCGGCTGGCCCTCCGCCTGGTCGACTGCCTCGACCAGGCCGGGCGCCGGGCCGAGGCCCGGGACTGGTACGACCGGGTGACGGCCCGGTTGTCCACCGCCCCGGGACCCGCCCTGAGGCTGGCCGGCGAGCGGGTCGCGGGGCGGCCCCCGTCCCGTACCGCCCCCACCTACGCCCCCACCTCCGCCGGGCCTGAGGCGGCCGCCGGCCCGGCCCCGTTGCCGGCCCCGACGACCACCGGGCCTCCGCACCCCGTCCCGTCCCAGTTGCCCCGCACCGGAAGGCGGTTCGTCGGCCGGGCGGCCGAGCTGGGCCGGCTGGACGCGGCGGTCGCCACCGGCTCGGAGGCCCGCCCGGTCCTGGTCACCGGACCGGCCGGGGTCGGTAAGAGCAGCCTGGTCCAGCACTGGGCCCACCGGGCCGCCGACCGCTTCCCCGACGGCCGCCTCTACGCCGACCTGCACGGCTTCGACGAGCGTGGCCCCCGGGAGCCGGCCGACGTGCTGGCAGGGTTCCTGATCGCTCTGGGGGTCGCCGCGAGCGCCCTGCCGGTCTCGCTGGACGACCGCGCCCGGCGCTACCGCGAACTGCTGACGGGGCGTCGGACGCTGATCGTGCTGGACAACGCGCGCTGCTACCGACAGCTGGCCCCGTTGCTGCCCGACCCGCTGCCCGACCCCCTGCCCGATCGGCGGCCCGACGCCCTGCCCGACGCCGCCCTCGACGCCGACCCGGCCTGGGCCGGGCCCGTCACCGTGGTCACCAGCCGCAGCAGACTGCGCGACCTGCTGGTGCACGAGGCAGCCACCCCGGTCCCGCTGGACGTACTGACCCCCGCCGAGGCGCGGGAACTCCTGGGCCGTGCGACGGACCCGGCCCGGATCGCGGCCGAGCCTCGGGCCGCCGCCGAACTCGCCGAGCTGTGCGACCGCCTTCCGCTGGCGCTGCGACTCGCGGCGGCCCGGCTGGCGGCCCGTCCGGACTGGGCCCTGGAGGACCTGGTGGCGGAGCTCGCCGCCGAGCGTGCCGCCTCCACCGGGCCGTCCCGGCCCGGCCTGGGCGCGCCGGGCGTCGGGGCGGCCCTCGACCTGACCTGCCGGACCCTGGAGCCGGCGGCGGCGCGGCTCTTCGCCCTGCTCGGCCTGCACCCCGGCGTGGTCGTCGACCCGGGTGCCGCCGCGGCCCTCGCCGAGGTGACCCCGGTCGAGGCCCGCCGGCTGCTGGCCCGGCTCGACGCGGTCCACCTGGTGGAGGAGAGCGCACCCGGGCTGTTCGCCCGGCGCGAGCTGGTCCGCCTGCACAGCGCCGGGTTGGCCGCCGAGCTTCCCGCCGACCGGCGGCTGGCCGCCCTGGACCGGCTGATCGAGCACTATCTGACCGCCACCGCCACCGCCGCGAGCAGCGCCGGCAGCACCACCGGCCGGCCCGCCGCCGCCCCCCTGGCCGTCACCCCCCTGGCCGCCGTCACCCGGCTACGTCCCCTGGCCCCGGCCGCCTCGCCGCCCCCGGGGCGCACCGCGCCCCCACCGGCCGCCGTCCGCGAGGCCGCCGACTGGTTCGGCCGGGAGGAGCCCGCCGTCCGCGGCCTGGTGCTGCGCGCGGAACAGCACGGCCGGTTCGTCGCCGCCTGGCGGCTCGCCCACCGGGCCGGGGCCCTCTACGCGCAGGCAGCGGACCGCCGCGCCGAGTGGCGGACCACCGCCGAGTCGGGTCTGCGGGCCGCGCGCGCCTGCGCCGACCCGGCCGCCGTCGCCCGGCTGACCACCGACCTGGCCGTACTGCTCGCCGACCGGCCGGACGTCCGCGCCGCCGTCGAACTCCTGGACCAGGCCCTCGCCGCGGCCGACCGGATCGCCGACCCGGTGCTGCGCCACCACTGCCGGGCCCGGGCGGCCGACGTCCTGGTCGGAGCCGGCCGGCCGGACCGCGCAGTGCCACTGCTGGTGGACGTCGTGGCCCGCGCCCGCGCGCTGCCCGACGACCGCCTGCTCGCCCGGGCACTCGACGAACTGGCCGGCGCCCAGCTGGCGGGCGGCGCGCCCGGACCGGCGCTCGCCCACGCGGACGAGGCCGTCCGGATCCTGGCCGCCCGCCCCGACGCCACCGAGACCGTCCGGGCCACCCACACCCGGGCCGAGGCGCTCCACGCACTCGGACGCCACGGCGACGCCCTCACCACCGTCCGGCTGGCCCTCGCCCTCGGCCGCACCCAGGCCGACCCTGGCGTCGAGGCCCGCTCGCACGCCCTGCTGGCCACCGTCCTGCACACCCTGGGCAGCACCGCCGAAGCCGTGGCGGAGGAGCGCCGGGCCGACACCGGCGCGGATCGCTGA